Proteins encoded within one genomic window of Humulus lupulus chromosome 1, drHumLupu1.1, whole genome shotgun sequence:
- the LOC133817177 gene encoding vacuolar protein sorting-associated protein 22 homolog 1-like, producing the protein MYEIAGDLSFNKLEGELPNFVNIRKLRKLRTRVDIDGSCIGFRGPRGPIFGTFVYEEEVLGSGFEVISVGRKKLVRSVPTELNKDHNEILELAQAQGFVTIDEVERRLSWTTGRATDALDTLLDEGLAMIDDGHRDGKRQYWFPCVSPIASSLGVDS; encoded by the exons ATGTATGAAATTGCAGG AGATCTCAGCTTCAATAAGCTAGAAGGGGAACTTccaaattttgtaaatataagaaaattgaGGAAACT AAGAACAAGGGTGGACATAGATGGATCCTGTATTGGTTTCAGAGGACCAAGGGGGCCAATTTTCGGCACCTTTGTTTATGAGGAGGAG GTTCTGGGGAGTGGTTTTGAGGTGATTTCTGTTGGAAGAAAAAAGCTTGTTCGTTCTGTTCCAACAGAGTTGAACAAAGACCATAATGAAATTTTGGAGCTTGCCCAG GCTCAGGGTTTTGTCACCATTGATGAAGTTGAAAGGCGGCTTTCTTGGACCACTGGTCGTGCAACCGATGCACTTGATACTTTGCTAGAT GAAGGTCTTGCAATGATTGACGACGGCCATAGAGATGGTAAACGCCAATATTGGTTCCCCTGCGTTTCTCCTATTGCATCATCACTTGGAGtcgattcttaa